In Microbacterium sp. AB, a single genomic region encodes these proteins:
- a CDS encoding S8 family serine peptidase, with protein MRRPIALLLVSLVALTGAAAPSSAFASADDEPLSGRPAAAGLDADEVPQDDLESPTPTPTVTPSETPEPEDPVRTAEYWLDEYGVTDAWETTRGAGTTIAVIDTGIVKGPEEFEGAVAGGTDVSGVGGEDGRTPVGVQDQNHGSYVASLAAARGTGEDTGMIGVAPEAQLLSISIGFGSSAAVPFDEQVADAMVWAVDNGADVINLSFTTNTLDWDESWDDAFLYAFEHEVVVVVAAGNRASGTTVVGAPATIPGVLAVAGVDTNGVASVGASTQGITIGVSAPSEQLLGISASGDVVEWNGTSGAAPIVAGIAALVRSAHPELDAANVINRIIRSAHRPAGVDDVPDALYGYGLVDAAGAVEDDAPSVTSNPLGSLEDWIALHRRAAAGPEPTPTAGAVEIPAIPPADAPGEASSPYLPSADSMREVTLPLFALSAAGILVVLGVVSAVRRVRSTRAQR; from the coding sequence GTGAGGCGGCCGATCGCGCTGCTCCTCGTCTCGCTCGTCGCTCTCACCGGCGCGGCGGCTCCGTCGTCCGCGTTCGCGAGCGCGGACGACGAACCACTGTCGGGGAGGCCCGCGGCCGCCGGCCTCGACGCCGATGAGGTGCCGCAGGACGACCTCGAGTCGCCCACGCCCACGCCCACGGTGACCCCGTCCGAGACCCCGGAGCCCGAGGATCCCGTCCGCACGGCCGAGTACTGGCTCGACGAGTACGGCGTCACCGACGCCTGGGAGACGACGCGCGGCGCGGGGACGACGATCGCCGTCATCGACACCGGCATCGTGAAGGGGCCGGAGGAGTTCGAGGGAGCGGTCGCGGGCGGCACTGACGTGTCGGGCGTCGGCGGCGAGGACGGCCGCACCCCCGTGGGCGTGCAGGACCAGAACCACGGGTCCTACGTGGCCTCCCTCGCGGCGGCGCGCGGGACGGGGGAGGACACCGGGATGATCGGCGTCGCGCCCGAGGCGCAGCTCCTGTCGATCTCCATCGGCTTCGGTTCCTCGGCCGCCGTGCCGTTCGACGAGCAGGTGGCCGATGCGATGGTGTGGGCGGTCGACAACGGCGCGGACGTCATCAACCTGTCGTTCACGACGAACACGCTCGACTGGGACGAGAGCTGGGACGACGCCTTCCTGTACGCCTTCGAGCACGAGGTCGTCGTGGTGGTCGCGGCCGGCAACCGGGCCAGCGGCACGACGGTCGTCGGCGCGCCGGCGACGATCCCCGGCGTGCTCGCCGTGGCGGGCGTCGACACGAACGGCGTCGCGAGCGTCGGCGCGTCGACGCAGGGCATCACGATCGGCGTGTCCGCCCCCAGCGAGCAGCTCCTGGGGATCTCGGCGAGCGGCGATGTCGTCGAGTGGAACGGGACGAGCGGGGCGGCGCCCATCGTCGCGGGCATCGCGGCGCTCGTCCGGTCCGCCCACCCCGAGCTCGACGCGGCGAACGTCATCAACCGGATCATCCGGAGCGCGCACCGGCCGGCCGGCGTCGACGACGTCCCCGACGCGCTGTACGGCTACGGCCTCGTCGACGCCGCCGGCGCGGTCGAGGACGACGCGCCGTCCGTCACCTCGAACCCCCTGGGGAGCCTGGAGGACTGGATCGCGCTGCATCGGCGCGCGGCGGCCGGCCCGGAGCCCACGCCCACGGCGGGAGCCGTCGAGATCCCGGCCATCCCGCCCGCCGATGCGCCCGGCGAGGCGAGCTCTCCCTATCTTCCGTCGGCCGATAGCATGCGAGAGGTGACGCTGCCGCTCTTCGCGCTGTCCGCCGCTGGTATCCTGGTGGTGCTCGGCGTCGTTTCTGCGGTCAGGCGCGTTCGTTCGACGCGCGCGCAGCGATAG
- the gap gene encoding type I glyceraldehyde-3-phosphate dehydrogenase — MTVRIGINGFGRIGRSYLRAALRSDADVEVVAVNDIADAATLAALLEWDSIAGHLDGIQVDDDAILVGEARIRVTAEREPAHIPWGEERVDVVIESTGRFTGTASARQHLTAGARKVIISAPADRDVPALVLGVNDDAIDLSGEVFSNGSCTTNCLAPMVKVLHDAFGIESGLMTTIHAYTSDQRLHDAPHSDLRRARAAALSTIPTSSGAARTIGRIIPELDGRLDAVSLRVPVPVGSITDLTARLSRPASVEEVNAAFRTAAATPELSPYLAYSEAPLVSADIVGNPHSAIFDAPLTQVVGDQVKVFAWYDNEWGFSNRLVELSQRIAG, encoded by the coding sequence ATGACCGTTCGGATCGGAATCAACGGCTTCGGCCGCATCGGCCGCAGCTACCTCCGCGCCGCCCTGCGCAGCGATGCGGATGTCGAGGTCGTCGCGGTCAACGACATCGCCGATGCCGCGACCCTCGCCGCGCTCCTGGAATGGGACTCGATCGCCGGGCACCTGGACGGGATACAGGTCGACGACGACGCCATCCTCGTCGGCGAGGCGCGTATCCGCGTCACCGCGGAACGCGAGCCGGCCCACATCCCGTGGGGCGAAGAGCGGGTGGATGTCGTGATCGAGTCCACCGGCCGATTCACCGGCACCGCCAGCGCCCGCCAGCACTTGACCGCGGGAGCACGGAAGGTCATCATCTCTGCCCCCGCCGACCGCGACGTGCCCGCGCTGGTCCTCGGGGTCAACGACGATGCGATCGACCTGTCGGGCGAGGTGTTCTCGAACGGGTCGTGCACCACCAACTGCCTCGCCCCGATGGTCAAGGTGCTGCACGACGCGTTCGGTATCGAGTCCGGGCTCATGACGACGATCCACGCTTACACCAGCGACCAGCGACTTCACGACGCCCCGCACAGCGACTTGCGCCGCGCACGCGCGGCCGCGCTGTCCACGATTCCGACGTCCTCGGGCGCGGCCCGCACCATCGGGCGGATCATCCCCGAGCTCGACGGCAGGCTCGATGCCGTCTCTTTGCGCGTGCCCGTTCCGGTCGGGTCGATCACCGACCTCACCGCGAGGCTTTCCCGACCGGCCAGCGTCGAAGAGGTCAACGCCGCCTTCCGCACCGCGGCCGCTACCCCTGAGCTGTCGCCCTATCTCGCCTACTCGGAAGCGCCGCTCGTTTCCGCCGACATCGTTGGCAACCCGCATTCGGCGATCTTCGATGCGCCCCTCACACAGGTCGTCGGCGATCAGGTCAAGGTCTTCGCCTGGTACGACAACGAGTGGGGATTCTCCAACCGGCTCGTGGAACTGTCCCAGCGCATCGCCGGCTGA
- a CDS encoding O-methyltransferase has product MAESNPDTWAAVDRYLADTLVGHDPALEATLAAQSRANLQPIEVAPVAGKLLHLLVRIACARRVLEIGTLAGYSAIWMARALPEGGALVTIEAEPANAAVARANLDAAGVGDAVDIRLGRAADVLPSLEGGEPFDLIFIDADKESNTVYLDWAARLGRRGSVVVVDNVGRSGEVANARSEDEQILGVRAGLEALRDDPRFDATALQTVGVKGWDGFALAVLV; this is encoded by the coding sequence ATGGCCGAGTCGAATCCGGATACCTGGGCGGCCGTCGACCGCTACCTCGCCGACACGCTCGTCGGGCACGATCCCGCGCTCGAGGCGACGCTCGCCGCGCAGAGCAGGGCGAACCTCCAACCCATCGAGGTCGCCCCCGTGGCGGGCAAGCTGCTGCACCTGCTCGTGCGGATCGCGTGCGCCCGGCGCGTCCTCGAGATCGGCACGCTCGCGGGATACTCGGCGATCTGGATGGCCCGCGCGCTGCCCGAGGGAGGCGCGCTCGTCACGATCGAGGCGGAGCCCGCGAACGCCGCCGTCGCGCGCGCGAACCTCGACGCCGCCGGCGTCGGGGACGCCGTCGACATCCGCCTCGGGCGGGCGGCGGACGTCCTGCCCTCCCTCGAGGGGGGCGAGCCGTTCGACCTGATCTTCATCGACGCCGACAAGGAGTCGAACACGGTCTACCTCGACTGGGCGGCGAGGCTCGGACGACGGGGATCGGTCGTCGTCGTCGACAACGTCGGGCGCAGCGGCGAGGTCGCGAACGCGCGATCGGAGGACGAGCAGATCCTCGGCGTCCGGGCGGGGCTGGAGGCCCTGCGCGACGATCCGCGCTTCGACGCGACGGCGCTGCAGACCGTCGGCGTGAAGGGCTGGGACGGCTTCGCGCTCGCCGTCCTCGTGTGA
- the eno gene encoding phosphopyruvate hydratase — protein MALIEAVGAREILDSRGNPTVEVEVLLDDGIVQRAAVPSGASTGAFEAYELRDGDKGRYGGKGVQKAVDAVIDELGPAIEGIDASEQRIIDQALIEVDGTENKKRVGANAILGVSLAVAKAAADSADLPLFRYIGGPNAHVLPVPALNVINGGAHADTGVDIQEFFLVPLGAESFGESLRWGTETYHVLKSELKAGGYATGLGDEGGFAPDLPSNRGALDFLIGAIEKAGFTPGKDIAVGLDVASTEFFSNGVYRFEGKDLTSEEFTSYYEELLANYPLVTIEDPLAEDDWEGWKALTERIGSRVQLVGDDLFVTNPQRLADGIAKGVANSLLVKVNQIGTLTETLDAVALAQRSGYTAMLSHRSGETEDTTIADLAVATNAGQIKSGAPARSDRVAKYNQLLRIEEELGDGATFAGRGAFPRFTA, from the coding sequence GTGGCACTGATTGAGGCTGTAGGCGCTCGCGAGATTCTCGACTCGCGAGGCAACCCGACCGTCGAGGTGGAGGTGCTGCTGGACGACGGGATCGTGCAGCGCGCGGCCGTCCCCTCCGGCGCGTCGACCGGCGCCTTCGAGGCATACGAGCTGCGTGACGGCGACAAGGGCCGGTACGGCGGAAAGGGCGTGCAGAAGGCCGTCGACGCCGTCATCGACGAGCTCGGCCCCGCCATCGAGGGCATCGACGCGAGCGAGCAGCGCATCATCGACCAGGCGCTCATCGAGGTCGACGGCACGGAGAACAAGAAGCGCGTGGGCGCGAACGCCATCCTCGGCGTGAGCCTCGCGGTCGCCAAGGCCGCCGCCGACAGCGCCGACCTGCCGCTGTTCCGCTACATCGGCGGCCCGAACGCGCACGTGCTCCCCGTCCCGGCGCTCAACGTGATCAACGGCGGCGCGCACGCCGACACGGGCGTCGACATCCAGGAGTTCTTCCTCGTGCCGCTCGGCGCCGAGAGCTTCGGCGAGTCGCTGCGCTGGGGCACGGAGACGTACCACGTGCTCAAGAGCGAGCTGAAGGCGGGCGGCTACGCCACGGGCCTGGGCGACGAGGGCGGCTTCGCGCCCGACCTCCCCAGCAACCGCGGAGCCCTCGACTTCCTCATCGGCGCGATCGAGAAGGCCGGCTTCACGCCGGGCAAGGACATCGCTGTCGGGCTCGACGTCGCGTCGACGGAGTTCTTCTCGAACGGCGTCTACCGCTTCGAGGGCAAGGACCTCACGAGCGAGGAGTTCACCTCGTACTACGAGGAGCTGCTCGCGAACTACCCGCTCGTCACGATCGAGGACCCCCTCGCCGAGGACGACTGGGAGGGGTGGAAGGCGCTCACCGAGCGCATCGGATCCCGCGTGCAGCTCGTGGGCGACGACCTCTTCGTCACCAACCCGCAGCGTCTCGCGGACGGCATCGCCAAGGGCGTCGCGAACTCGCTGCTCGTGAAGGTCAACCAGATCGGCACCCTCACCGAGACGCTCGACGCCGTCGCCCTCGCGCAGCGCTCGGGCTACACGGCGATGCTCTCGCACCGTTCGGGGGAGACCGAGGACACGACGATCGCCGACCTCGCCGTCGCGACGAACGCGGGACAGATCAAGTCCGGCGCGCCCGCGCGCAGCGACCGTGTGGCCAAGTACAATCAGCTTCTGCGCATCGAGGAGGAGCTGGGCGACGGCGCGACGTTCGCCGGCCGCGGCGCCTTCCCGCGCTTCACGGCCTAG
- a CDS encoding NAD(P)/FAD-dependent oxidoreductase, whose translation MPKILIVGGGYAGFYTAWKLEKHLRQGEAEVVVVDPLPYMTYLPFLPEVAAGSIEPRHAVVSHRRHLKRTKLITAKVTKIDHANKTATISPEGGDAWELAYDHIVVTAGSVSRTFPIPGIADNAIGLKSIEEAVAVRDTLIGNFEKAAALPKDHPLRARLLTTVVVGGGFAGIETFAELRSLANALLEKFPEISFDETRFHLIEAMGRIMPEVSLETSEWVLKDLAKRGAHVHLESQVTSAVGGDVEVSTGETYSSDLIIWTAGVMANPVVVNGGDLPKEGRGRISTQADLRVVDAEGNVVEGAWAAGDVAAVPDLTGGGVGGMCVPNAQHAVRQAKRLAKNLVAVLRGEQPVDYVHKNLGAVAGLGLYNGAFQSGRIALKGFVAWVAHRGYHGLAMPSWERKWRVVWGWVHNFFLGRDTVQLATTQAPRVFFETYASRPKPKAEEPAPEAAAPVIEKDAAVK comes from the coding sequence GTGCCCAAGATTCTCATCGTCGGTGGTGGATACGCGGGGTTCTACACCGCATGGAAGCTGGAGAAGCACCTTCGTCAGGGTGAGGCCGAGGTCGTCGTCGTCGACCCGCTTCCCTACATGACGTATCTGCCGTTCCTCCCCGAGGTCGCAGCCGGCTCGATCGAGCCGCGTCACGCCGTCGTCTCGCACCGGCGCCACCTCAAGCGCACCAAGCTCATCACCGCGAAGGTCACGAAGATCGACCACGCGAACAAGACGGCGACGATCTCGCCCGAGGGCGGGGACGCGTGGGAGCTCGCGTACGACCACATCGTCGTCACCGCCGGCTCCGTGTCGCGCACGTTCCCCATCCCGGGCATCGCCGACAACGCCATCGGCCTCAAGTCGATCGAGGAGGCCGTCGCGGTCCGCGACACGCTGATCGGCAACTTCGAGAAGGCCGCGGCCCTCCCCAAAGACCACCCGCTGCGCGCCCGTCTGCTGACGACGGTCGTCGTCGGCGGCGGATTCGCGGGCATCGAGACGTTCGCCGAGCTGCGCTCGCTCGCGAACGCCCTCCTGGAGAAGTTCCCCGAGATCTCGTTCGACGAGACCCGGTTCCACCTCATCGAGGCGATGGGCCGCATCATGCCCGAGGTCTCGCTCGAGACCTCGGAATGGGTGCTCAAGGACCTCGCCAAGCGCGGCGCGCATGTGCACCTCGAGTCGCAGGTCACGTCGGCGGTCGGCGGCGACGTCGAGGTGTCCACGGGCGAGACCTACTCGTCCGACCTCATCATCTGGACCGCGGGCGTCATGGCCAACCCCGTCGTCGTGAACGGCGGGGATCTGCCGAAGGAGGGTCGCGGCCGCATCAGCACGCAGGCCGACCTGCGCGTCGTCGACGCCGAGGGCAACGTTGTGGAGGGCGCCTGGGCGGCCGGCGACGTGGCTGCGGTTCCCGACCTCACGGGCGGCGGCGTGGGCGGCATGTGCGTCCCGAACGCACAGCACGCCGTGCGTCAGGCCAAGCGCCTCGCGAAGAACCTCGTCGCCGTCCTCCGCGGCGAGCAGCCCGTCGACTACGTCCACAAGAACCTGGGCGCCGTCGCCGGTCTCGGCCTGTACAACGGCGCCTTCCAGTCGGGCAGGATCGCGCTCAAGGGCTTCGTCGCCTGGGTCGCGCACCGCGGCTACCACGGTCTCGCGATGCCCTCGTGGGAGCGCAAGTGGCGCGTCGTGTGGGGCTGGGTCCACAACTTCTTCCTGGGCCGCGACACCGTGCAGCTCGCCACGACCCAGGCGCCGCGCGTGTTCTTCGAGACCTACGCCTCGCGCCCGAAGCCGAAGGCCGAGGAGCCCGCTCCCGAGGCCGCCGCACCGGTGATCGAGAAGGACGCGGCGGTCAAGTAG
- a CDS encoding FtsB family cell division protein has product MAKRPTAPPSAVRGRRSSDGGGRREDVPRVDVRDWLGGIRLSGFTVIVLCLVVLGAFVLVPTASTYLDQRQRIAALQDAVQLGQEEVAALERERTRWQDPAYIATQARERLYYVKPGEVVYLVDNDLEETELPREPEPVSSEVEEAESDWMGQLLRSVVASGLAETAVPEQVPDGDGVFQPDSSTDQ; this is encoded by the coding sequence GTGGCGAAGAGACCGACGGCTCCCCCCTCCGCCGTCCGTGGCCGGCGGAGCTCCGACGGCGGAGGGCGCCGGGAAGACGTCCCCCGCGTCGACGTGCGCGACTGGCTCGGCGGCATCCGCCTGTCGGGCTTCACCGTCATCGTCCTGTGCCTCGTGGTGCTGGGGGCCTTCGTGCTCGTTCCGACCGCGAGCACCTACCTCGACCAGCGCCAGCGCATCGCCGCCCTGCAGGACGCGGTGCAGCTCGGTCAGGAGGAGGTGGCCGCTCTCGAGCGCGAGCGCACACGGTGGCAGGATCCCGCCTACATCGCCACGCAGGCGCGCGAGCGCCTCTACTACGTGAAGCCGGGCGAGGTCGTCTACCTCGTCGACAACGACCTCGAGGAGACGGAGCTGCCGCGCGAACCGGAGCCCGTGAGCTCGGAGGTCGAGGAGGCGGAGAGCGACTGGATGGGGCAGCTGCTGCGGTCGGTCGTGGCGTCCGGTCTCGCCGAGACGGCCGTGCCCGAGCAGGTGCCGGACGGCGACGGCGTCTTCCAGCCCGACTCCAGCACCGACCAGTAG
- a CDS encoding DUF501 domain-containing protein — protein MTTPPFEPVRPADLDVVSGQLQREARGVVGIAARCACGNPTVVATSPRLPDGTPFPTFYYLTHPAATAEMSRLEANQLMPELTALLHDEDVRARYARAHEAYLADRAGFGDVPEIAGVSAGGMPTRVKCLHALAGHALAAGPGVNPLGDLALARSAWSPERCACVSPGAAA, from the coding sequence GTGACGACTCCGCCCTTCGAGCCCGTGCGCCCCGCCGACCTGGACGTCGTCTCGGGTCAGCTGCAGCGTGAGGCCCGCGGCGTCGTGGGCATCGCGGCACGCTGCGCATGCGGCAATCCGACGGTCGTCGCCACGTCGCCCCGGCTTCCGGACGGGACGCCCTTCCCGACGTTCTACTACCTGACGCATCCCGCCGCCACGGCGGAGATGTCGCGGCTCGAGGCGAACCAGCTGATGCCGGAGCTCACGGCTCTCCTCCACGACGAGGACGTCCGCGCGCGGTACGCCCGGGCGCACGAGGCGTATCTCGCCGACCGCGCGGGGTTCGGCGATGTGCCGGAGATCGCCGGCGTCTCGGCCGGCGGCATGCCGACGCGCGTGAAGTGCCTGCACGCGCTCGCGGGGCATGCGCTCGCGGCCGGTCCCGGCGTGAACCCCCTCGGGGACCTCGCGCTGGCGCGTTCGGCGTGGTCGCCCGAGCGCTGCGCCTGCGTCTCCCCCGGGGCCGCCGCGTGA